Sequence from the Thermoanaerobaculia bacterium genome:
GGCCGCAGTCGCCGCGAGCTCGCCGCGCAGGCCGACGATCGTCCGGTGCAGACCCTCTTCGAGGCCGACGCGCGGCCGCCAGCCGAGCCGGCTCCCACTCCGCGCGATATTCGCCCGCCGCACGGCTTCGAGCGGCCGGTCGGCGAGCGCGCCGATCTCGGGCGGCGGCGCATCGAGGGCATGACAGATCTTCTCGACGACCTGGCGCACGGTGACGAGCTCGCCGCTGCCGAGGTCGAACGTCTCCCCCTCGATCCCCGGCGCCTCGGCCAGGGCGAGGAGGCCGGCGATCACGTCATCGATGTAGATCCAGTCCACCGGGCGCGTCCCGCTCGTCAGCTGCGGCGCCTTCTTCTGCAACGCCTGGAGGATCGTGTACGGCACGACCTTGCCGTGATCCACCTGCCCCGGGCCATAGACCATGAAGACGCGGGCCGAGACCACCGGCGTGCCGTAGAGCGAGCGGAAGAAACGTGCATAGAGCGTCGCGGCCGCCTTGGCCACCGCGTAGGGCGAGCCCGGAGCCTCACCGGACGAGAGGTCGGGCTCCTCCATCGACCCGGTCAGCACGATCCTTCGGCAACTGCCCGCGGGGGCGGCGGTCGCCGCCGCCAACAACTGGACGGTGCTCTCGAGATTGGCGTGGAAGGCCGGCAGAATGAGGTCGCGCTCGCGCCGGCCGGTCACCAGACTTGCGAGATGAAAGACGACCTCGGGAGTGCTACCGGCGAAGACCCGCTCTGCCTCCCCGGAGGCCGCGAGGTCGGCCTGCCACCAGCGCAAGTTCGGCGAGCTGCTCGTGCGCGCCTGACGCGAAACCGCGTCGACGCGGCAGCCGGCCGCGAGCAGAGCGTGGACGAGATGGCCGCCGAGGAAGCCAGTGGCGCCGGTGACGAGAACGGGAACGGGCCGCAAGAGACGGAAATCCTACCGCAAAGCCCGGGCA
This genomic interval carries:
- a CDS encoding NAD(P)-dependent oxidoreductase, giving the protein MRPVPVLVTGATGFLGGHLVHALLAAGCRVDAVSRQARTSSSPNLRWWQADLAASGEAERVFAGSTPEVVFHLASLVTGRRERDLILPAFHANLESTVQLLAAATAAPAGSCRRIVLTGSMEEPDLSSGEAPGSPYAVAKAAATLYARFFRSLYGTPVVSARVFMVYGPGQVDHGKVVPYTILQALQKKAPQLTSGTRPVDWIYIDDVIAGLLALAEAPGIEGETFDLGSGELVTVRQVVEKICHALDAPPPEIGALADRPLEAVRRANIARSGSRLGWRPRVGLEEGLHRTIVGLRGELAATAAQAATAAGAAVRSPPPTTRL